The following proteins come from a genomic window of Yinghuangia sp. ASG 101:
- a CDS encoding SigE family RNA polymerase sigma factor, translating to MRPEEAAEIHDFVQSRWTRLVRTAYLLTGDHGEAEDLVQTTLVKAHAAWHRVRSSDNPDAYVRRILVNANAARFRKRRITQLLGAAVPEARVPDATHRVDQRDALLRALARLPARQRAVVVLRYWDDLGEAEVARILGCSVGTVKSQAAKGLAKLRVDPGLNGPQWDSGSDDTSEVLAHGRH from the coding sequence TTGCGACCCGAAGAAGCGGCGGAGATCCACGACTTCGTCCAGTCCCGCTGGACGCGGCTGGTCCGCACCGCGTATCTGCTGACCGGCGACCACGGCGAGGCGGAGGACCTGGTGCAGACGACGCTGGTCAAGGCCCACGCGGCGTGGCACCGCGTGCGGTCCAGCGACAACCCGGACGCGTACGTGCGCCGCATCCTGGTCAACGCCAACGCGGCGCGGTTCCGCAAGCGCCGCATCACCCAGCTGCTGGGCGCCGCGGTGCCCGAGGCCCGGGTGCCGGACGCGACGCACCGCGTCGACCAGCGCGACGCGCTGCTGCGCGCCCTCGCCAGGCTCCCCGCCCGGCAGCGCGCGGTCGTGGTGCTGCGCTACTGGGACGACCTGGGGGAGGCGGAGGTCGCGCGGATCCTCGGCTGCTCGGTCGGCACGGTCAAGAGCCAGGCCGCCAAGGGACTCGCGAAGCTCCGGGTCGACCCCGGCCTCAACGGACCGCAGTGGGACTCGGGTTCCGACGACACCTCGGAGGTTCTGGCCCATGGCCGGCATTGA
- a CDS encoding anthrone oxygenase family protein — protein sequence MNGILFALTLATALGAVTVGGVCFGFSALVMPALRRVPAKDAVGVMQAVNVSAVASLFLPVFTGTALTALALGGWAVADWDAGSSGFLVAGAATYVVATFGLTVAYHVPRNKALDAVTAGSPEADRLWAAYRDEWTRMNHVRALASVVAGALLVAGVAAA from the coding sequence ATGAACGGAATCCTCTTCGCCCTCACCCTGGCCACCGCGCTCGGCGCCGTCACCGTCGGCGGCGTGTGCTTCGGCTTCTCGGCCCTGGTGATGCCGGCGCTCCGCCGGGTCCCCGCGAAGGACGCGGTCGGTGTCATGCAGGCCGTCAACGTCTCCGCGGTCGCCTCCCTCTTCCTCCCGGTCTTCACCGGGACCGCGCTGACGGCCCTCGCCCTGGGCGGGTGGGCGGTCGCCGACTGGGACGCCGGGTCCTCCGGCTTCCTGGTCGCCGGGGCGGCGACGTACGTCGTGGCGACGTTCGGCCTGACCGTCGCGTACCACGTACCGCGCAACAAGGCGCTCGACGCGGTGACCGCGGGCAGCCCCGAAGCCGACCGGCTGTGGGCGGCCTACCGGGACGAGTGGACCCGCATGAACCACGTCCGCGCCCTCGCCAGCGTCGTCGCGGGCGCCCTGCTCGTCGCGGGTGTCGCGGCGGCCTGA
- a CDS encoding glutathione S-transferase C-terminal domain-containing protein — translation MPAQPPVRLPGSADPVDFRAHGRYRTLGRPAPAFRGRVGRAPGSGFTADPRRYHLYICLACPRSLRTAVTRDLRGLEDVVSLSTVDPVRDGRGWAFRDGDGHGPDTVGGFALLREAYEATEYHYEGPVSVPVLWDRWSGRIVSNQPADILHDLATAFPGTGPDLYPARAATELAYYEALFDDDIWEAAQQAGRARAGDRYDEAVRTVLHTLGLLERRLESSEFLIGRDLSAADVHLWTTLLHIDAVHRLHLHADDVRRIAEHPALWDYFARLHDLPAFRDNVRLDHVTRHHRSSCRGPAASGSGVPIVDWPRLTGLGALGGTAAEPCG, via the coding sequence ATGCCCGCCCAGCCGCCCGTACGCCTGCCCGGATCCGCAGACCCCGTCGATTTCCGCGCCCACGGGCGCTACCGCACCCTCGGCCGCCCCGCACCGGCCTTCCGAGGCCGCGTCGGCCGCGCGCCCGGAAGCGGCTTCACCGCCGACCCGCGCCGCTACCACCTGTACATCTGCCTCGCGTGTCCGCGCTCACTGCGCACCGCCGTGACGCGCGACCTGCGCGGCCTGGAGGACGTCGTGTCGCTGTCGACGGTCGACCCGGTGCGCGACGGGCGCGGCTGGGCCTTCCGGGACGGCGACGGGCACGGACCGGACACGGTCGGGGGGTTCGCGCTGCTCCGCGAGGCGTACGAGGCCACGGAGTACCACTACGAGGGCCCGGTGTCCGTCCCGGTGCTGTGGGACCGGTGGAGCGGGCGCATCGTCAGCAACCAGCCCGCGGACATCCTCCACGACCTGGCGACCGCGTTCCCCGGGACCGGCCCCGACCTGTATCCCGCCCGAGCCGCCACCGAACTCGCCTACTACGAGGCGCTGTTCGACGACGACATCTGGGAGGCCGCCCAGCAGGCGGGCCGCGCCCGGGCCGGTGACCGGTACGACGAGGCGGTACGCACCGTGCTCCACACCCTCGGCCTCCTCGAACGACGCCTGGAATCCTCGGAGTTCCTGATCGGCCGCGACCTCTCGGCCGCCGACGTGCACTTGTGGACGACGCTGCTGCACATCGACGCCGTACACCGCCTGCACCTGCACGCCGACGACGTCCGGCGGATCGCGGAACACCCCGCGCTGTGGGACTACTTCGCGCGGCTGCACGACCTCCCCGCGTTCCGCGACAACGTGCGCCTGGACCACGTCACCCGGCACCACCGCAGCAGCTGCCGCGGCCCCGCGGCGAGCGGCAGCGGCGTACCGATCGTGGACTGGCCGCGCCTGACCGGCCTGGGGGCGCTCGGCGGCACGGCCGCCGAGCCGTGCGGCTGA
- a CDS encoding NADP-dependent oxidoreductase, whose translation MQAVTLAEFGPPDVLRLTDVPDPRPGPGQVRVRIRAAGAQPVDTSVRRGEAPPAMRGSLPIVPGNEFAGVVDLVGDGVAEVAVGDEVLGWTMLGAYAEAVAVPADQIVRKPADMPWEVAGAMSASGQTAHRALRELRVAAGETVLVHAAAGGVGTAAVQIAVAWGAAVVGTASEANHAYLRSLGATPVTYGPGLVDRVRAVAPQGVDAALDAAGRGALDASVDLVADRDRIATIADFAGAERLGLRGLRGGPGARSRERLGELLDLWSRGALTVHIGHRLPLADAAEAHRVIEAGHGRGKVVLLP comes from the coding sequence ATGCAGGCAGTGACGCTCGCCGAGTTCGGACCGCCCGACGTCCTGCGACTGACGGACGTGCCCGATCCGCGGCCCGGACCGGGGCAGGTCCGGGTGCGGATCCGGGCGGCCGGGGCGCAGCCCGTCGATACGTCGGTACGGCGCGGGGAGGCCCCGCCGGCCATGCGCGGATCGCTGCCGATCGTTCCCGGCAACGAATTCGCGGGCGTGGTGGACCTCGTGGGGGACGGCGTCGCCGAGGTCGCGGTCGGCGACGAGGTGTTGGGCTGGACCATGCTCGGGGCGTACGCGGAGGCGGTCGCGGTCCCGGCCGACCAGATCGTGCGCAAGCCCGCCGACATGCCGTGGGAGGTCGCCGGGGCGATGTCCGCGTCGGGGCAGACCGCCCACCGCGCCCTGCGCGAACTGCGGGTCGCGGCGGGCGAAACCGTGCTCGTGCACGCCGCCGCCGGCGGGGTCGGGACGGCCGCGGTGCAGATCGCGGTGGCGTGGGGCGCGGCGGTCGTCGGCACCGCGAGCGAGGCGAATCACGCGTACCTGCGCTCACTCGGCGCCACCCCGGTCACGTACGGCCCGGGCCTGGTCGACCGCGTCCGCGCGGTCGCGCCGCAGGGCGTGGACGCCGCACTGGACGCGGCCGGGCGCGGCGCGCTCGACGCGTCGGTCGACCTCGTCGCGGACCGGGACCGCATCGCCACGATCGCCGATTTCGCGGGGGCCGAGCGCCTGGGGCTCCGGGGGCTGCGCGGCGGGCCGGGGGCGCGCTCGCGCGAACGCCTGGGCGAGCTTCTCGACTTGTGGTCGCGGGGCGCGCTGACCGTGCACATCGGACACCGGCTGCCGCTGGCCGACGCCGCCGAGGCGCACCGCGTCATCGAAGCCGGGCACGGCCGGGGCAAGGTCGTCCTGCTGCCCTGA